In the genome of Methylomagnum ishizawai, the window GCCCGTGCGACGCCTATGTGGGAATGCACCCGTTCACCCATATCCCGCTGGGCACCCTGGCGGACCGGGAGACCCGCGAGGCGCGGAAATCGGCGAAAGCGCCCTTCGAAGCCCTGCACCGGAGCCGCCTGATGGACCGGGACACCGCCTACCGGCTGCTGGCCGAGCGGCTGGGCATCCCCCAGGCCGAGTGCCATTTCGGATGGTTCGACCCGGACCTGTGCGCCAGGGCGAAGCAAGCGGCTGAATCCATCTTGCGGGAGTACCTGCCATGACCCCCACCGCCAAGACCAGCGTGTCCGCCCTGGAAGCGTTCCGCCGGTTCCAGCATGAATCGCTCTCCCAGGAGGAACTGGTGGCGCGGTTGACCACGCCCTACCGGGAGGATTCCGACAACGTGCCTATCCAGCGCGGCATCGATATCCACCGCTACATCGAAACCGGCAACCCCCGGACCATGCAACTGGCCTGGGACATGGAATCCGTGGACGCGGCCATCGGGGAATCCGACCTCGTCGGGGAACACGAGCTTTGGATTTCCGGCCCGCTCGGCGACACCCATGTCCACGCCAAGGCCGACCTCGTGAACGGCCTGGAAATCCGCGACTTCAAGGCCACCGGCCTCCCGTTCAAGGCCGATGACTACGCGGCGTCCTACCAATGGCGCTTGTATCTGGCCCTGACCGGCTGCGAGCGCTTCGTCTAC includes:
- a CDS encoding zinc-finger-containing protein, coding for MSAPAKKTPWNPSRKAMARVSNPLPAPEQCPYCGGPVQIVNNGEIYGRVYGEWPWAYLCRPCDAYVGMHPFTHIPLGTLADRETREARKSAKAPFEALHRSRLMDRDTAYRLLAERLGIPQAECHFGWFDPDLCARAKQAAESILREYLP